Proteins from one Cellulosilyticum lentocellum DSM 5427 genomic window:
- a CDS encoding CPBP family intramembrane glutamic endopeptidase, with protein MKEKFLYGEDQVTSTAEPLKEELLREEALLRGEKTLRVEESLREEELLREEETLREDESLRQEEPLKEEQLNEEVASTQEITLEDQRALRKLMKNNIEWDIKKIGRAMLSNLAISVVFVWVSMFIIGIVFGTDKLLSEQGYGNGGIIMAFNTLLTMLVANTLPFMRCAKQIQVNSKALFKKVTMTKQEMLTSFLAVLGLNAIGTTIYLVLDWGLGYFNRSLKIDEIFIFDRLGIETIIWGICVIIVAPITEEYMFRGVLLNGLRRYGERFAIIVTSVLFGLIHGNLYQGISVTLFAMLLAYITIKKESILPAIGLHMANNLFSVVISILITNTGEVGGIINGISWIVLCVVGIIILIKNRTVYRTITNDEKYKGLRLKAICKSICLWLVVILYLYTIATTIVPV; from the coding sequence ATGAAAGAAAAATTTTTATATGGGGAAGATCAGGTGACTAGCACAGCAGAGCCACTAAAAGAAGAACTGCTAAGGGAAGAAGCGCTACTAAGAGGGGAAAAGACATTAAGAGTAGAGGAATCTCTAAGAGAAGAGGAACTGCTAAGAGAAGAAGAGACATTAAGAGAGGACGAATCACTAAGGCAAGAAGAACCACTAAAAGAAGAACAACTCAATGAAGAGGTGGCAAGTACGCAAGAAATAACACTGGAAGACCAGCGAGCATTAAGAAAGCTTATGAAGAACAATATTGAGTGGGATATAAAAAAAATAGGTAGGGCCATGCTTAGTAATCTTGCAATCAGTGTTGTATTTGTGTGGGTATCAATGTTTATAATAGGCATAGTTTTTGGAACTGATAAGCTACTTAGTGAACAAGGCTATGGTAATGGTGGTATCATTATGGCATTTAATACACTCTTAACAATGCTTGTTGCCAATACACTACCTTTTATGAGATGTGCAAAGCAAATCCAAGTGAACTCAAAGGCCTTATTTAAAAAAGTAACCATGACTAAACAAGAGATGCTGACAAGTTTCCTTGCGGTATTAGGTTTAAATGCTATTGGAACCACGATTTATTTAGTTTTAGATTGGGGCCTGGGTTATTTTAATAGAAGTCTTAAAATAGATGAGATATTTATTTTTGATAGACTAGGAATAGAAACTATTATCTGGGGGATTTGTGTGATTATTGTTGCACCTATTACAGAAGAATATATGTTTCGTGGTGTATTACTGAATGGATTAAGGCGTTATGGGGAGCGTTTTGCCATTATCGTAACAAGTGTACTATTTGGTTTGATTCATGGCAATTTATATCAAGGAATAAGTGTCACTTTATTTGCTATGTTATTAGCTTATATAACCATCAAAAAAGAATCTATTTTACCAGCCATAGGTCTGCATATGGCTAATAACTTGTTTTCTGTGGTAATAAGTATACTTATTACTAATACAGGTGAAGTAGGAGGCATTATTAATGGTATATCATGGATTGTTTTATGCGTCGTTGGTATTATAATCTTAATTAAGAACAGAACAGTATATCGCACCATAACTAACGATGAGAAGTATAAAGGATTAAGACTAAAAGCTATTTGCAAGTCTATTTGTTTATGGCTAGTAGTAATATTGTATCTTTATACCATAGCTACTACGATTGTACCTGTATGA
- a CDS encoding LytTR family DNA-binding domain-containing protein: MKFILEQSDEWSDVEIRVRCGQIDKSLEKLIEQIRLYGFSITGEKDGETFTINLEQIFYFETVDNRTYAYCEDSVYECKQKLYELEERLGTMNFQRISRSCILNIYKLLSIRTLLNGRVEAKLENGEKLIVNRHYAESLRQKIEEQGV; the protein is encoded by the coding sequence TTGAAATTCATTTTAGAACAGTCAGATGAGTGGTCTGATGTGGAAATCAGGGTAAGGTGTGGCCAAATTGATAAATCTCTAGAAAAGCTCATTGAGCAAATTCGGTTGTATGGATTTTCCATCACCGGAGAGAAAGATGGAGAGACTTTTACTATTAATCTTGAGCAGATTTTTTATTTTGAGACTGTAGATAATAGAACCTATGCCTATTGTGAAGATAGTGTTTATGAATGTAAGCAAAAGCTTTATGAGCTAGAGGAGAGGCTAGGGACAATGAATTTTCAGCGCATTAGCCGCTCCTGCATCCTTAATATTTATAAGCTCTTAAGCATTAGAACCTTACTTAATGGTCGTGTGGAAGCAAAGCTAGAAAATGGAGAAAAGCTTATAGTGAATAGGCATTATGCAGAGAGTTTAAGGCAGAAGATAGAGGAGCAGGGGGTGTAG
- a CDS encoding DUF3021 family protein yields MNQFKKYLMIDCYAFTAVVLANAIFQALNIASEVPMKYSLYIFLVSSVIAFLMFLTDQFIVSNGIVKGIVHILDVLVPVFLSNMLQSGFQLKLIETLIVIGFSLAIYGIVYLMMYLSYREKDAKLNESIQKMRAKKQKS; encoded by the coding sequence ATGAATCAATTTAAGAAGTATTTAATGATAGATTGTTATGCATTCACAGCTGTTGTATTAGCTAATGCTATATTTCAAGCCTTAAACATAGCTAGTGAGGTTCCTATGAAGTATTCTCTTTATATCTTTTTGGTAAGTAGCGTCATAGCTTTTCTAATGTTTTTGACAGACCAATTTATAGTAAGTAATGGAATAGTAAAAGGGATTGTTCATATTTTAGATGTATTAGTCCCAGTTTTCCTTTCTAATATGTTACAAAGTGGGTTTCAGTTAAAGCTTATAGAAACACTTATTGTTATAGGATTTAGCCTTGCTATTTATGGTATTGTCTATTTAATGATGTATTTAAGCTATAGAGAAAAGGATGCAAAGCTTAATGAAAGTATTCAAAAAATGAGAGCCAAAAAGCAAAAAAGTTAA
- a CDS encoding alpha/beta hydrolase family protein yields the protein MIAMIILLGVIGVEIALGILSVKKKSPLYTTKANVRLAELLIFILLVISPIIKWSFRWYGLGLILLIQAIIAVFKALKSKKLTMITKGKTIAKVALKSTLLLFMLVPALVFPQDNEIAPTGDYGVKTVTYTWTDESRDETFTKEADHRSITVQFWYPTKEKESEEKAEDKFPLVIFSHGAFGIRASNTSTYTELASHGYVVCSIDHTYHATFTKQTDGKMLLFDQGFMNEVNKLLIDEAGQMGEEKYEMTQGWLKLRTEDMTFCLNQIKSLVELPSDKDEVFSMIDLEKIGLMGHSLGGATAADLGRRGLEIKAVAVIDGTMLGEETGFENGQEQVTTEPYPVPILNFYNGESYIEIKNIEDIYPNTIASASQKDSYQIAIMNAGHMNFTDLPMVAPILAKALGTSSVNPKACMKYVNQTILEFFDGYLKGEPINLPKEEVITIK from the coding sequence ATGATAGCAATGATTATTTTGTTGGGAGTAATAGGTGTAGAAATCGCCTTAGGGATTTTAAGTGTTAAGAAGAAGTCACCGCTTTATACCACTAAGGCAAATGTAAGGCTAGCAGAGCTTTTGATATTTATTCTCTTAGTTATTAGTCCAATCATTAAATGGAGTTTTAGATGGTATGGCTTAGGTCTTATTCTCTTAATCCAAGCAATAATTGCTGTGTTTAAAGCATTAAAAAGTAAGAAGTTAACTATGATTACGAAAGGCAAAACAATAGCAAAGGTGGCATTAAAGAGTACTTTATTACTTTTTATGTTAGTGCCAGCTCTAGTATTTCCGCAAGATAATGAAATAGCTCCTACCGGGGATTACGGTGTAAAAACAGTAACTTATACTTGGACAGATGAGAGTAGAGATGAGACCTTTACTAAAGAGGCAGACCATAGAAGTATTACGGTTCAGTTTTGGTATCCTACCAAGGAAAAGGAAAGTGAAGAAAAAGCAGAAGATAAATTTCCTCTAGTTATTTTTTCTCATGGAGCCTTTGGCATAAGGGCTAGTAATACTTCTACTTATACAGAGCTAGCAAGCCATGGCTATGTGGTATGTAGCATTGACCACACTTATCATGCGACTTTTACGAAGCAAACAGATGGTAAAATGCTTTTATTTGATCAAGGCTTTATGAATGAAGTGAATAAACTTCTAATAGATGAAGCGGGACAAATGGGAGAGGAAAAATATGAAATGACCCAAGGGTGGCTTAAGCTTCGTACAGAAGATATGACTTTTTGTTTAAATCAAATTAAAAGTTTAGTAGAGTTACCTAGTGATAAAGATGAAGTCTTTAGTATGATTGACCTAGAGAAAATAGGCCTTATGGGACACTCCTTGGGTGGTGCAACAGCAGCAGATTTAGGACGTCGTGGTTTGGAGATTAAAGCAGTAGCTGTTATAGATGGGACTATGCTAGGAGAAGAAACGGGATTTGAGAATGGTCAGGAGCAAGTCACTACTGAGCCTTATCCGGTACCAATCCTGAATTTCTACAATGGTGAGTCTTATATAGAAATAAAAAACATTGAAGACATCTATCCGAATACCATTGCGTCAGCTAGTCAAAAGGATTCTTATCAAATAGCCATCATGAATGCAGGACATATGAACTTTACAGATTTACCAATGGTGGCACCTATACTTGCAAAAGCTTTAGGAACAAGTAGCGTTAATCCTAAAGCATGTATGAAATATGTAAATCAAACTATCCTTGAATTTTTTGATGGTTATTTAAAAGGAGAGCCTATTAATTTACCTAAAGAAGAAGTGATTACTATTAAATAG
- a CDS encoding Dps family protein — translation MKKELALELNRYLANIGVSYVKLHNLHWNIVGKDFKAVHEYLETLYDGFAGVLDSVAELLKMSDCTPAASMKEYLELASIQELASKKIKTTEALAIVLSDIEILKSQAENIRKAAALDDEYAIVSAMEDDLKEYSKTIWFLNAMSK, via the coding sequence ATGAAAAAAGAATTAGCTTTAGAACTTAACCGTTATCTCGCCAACATTGGCGTATCTTATGTAAAACTGCACAATCTGCACTGGAATATAGTAGGAAAGGATTTTAAGGCAGTTCACGAATATCTGGAGACTTTATATGATGGCTTTGCAGGTGTACTGGATAGCGTGGCAGAGTTATTAAAGATGAGTGACTGCACTCCTGCAGCTTCTATGAAAGAATATCTGGAATTAGCTTCCATTCAGGAACTAGCTTCTAAGAAAATCAAAACCACAGAAGCTCTGGCAATTGTTCTTTCTGATATAGAGATTCTTAAATCACAAGCTGAAAACATCCGTAAGGCTGCTGCATTAGATGATGAGTATGCTATCGTCAGTGCAATGGAGGATGACTTAAAGGAATACAGCAAGACAATTTGGTTCCTCAATGCCATGTCAAAATAA
- a CDS encoding Fur family transcriptional regulator — MADGKKLRYSQQRERIYEYLLSSKEHHPSAEMVYDALRSEIQGLSLGTVYRNLRLLEDLGKIRRVASHQGIDRYDSCCSDHVHFFCQSCGYIENVPKADIEKIRAAVPLGSSYQLFKLDLTLTGLCSKCTIKEITKE, encoded by the coding sequence ATGGCTGATGGAAAGAAGCTCCGCTACTCTCAGCAGAGGGAAAGGATTTATGAGTACCTTCTATCTTCTAAGGAACATCATCCATCAGCGGAAATGGTGTATGATGCCTTGCGGAGTGAAATTCAAGGGCTAAGTCTTGGAACAGTGTATAGGAATCTAAGGCTACTGGAAGATTTGGGTAAAATAAGACGTGTGGCATCGCACCAAGGTATCGATCGCTATGATTCTTGCTGCAGCGACCATGTCCACTTCTTCTGTCAGAGTTGTGGCTACATTGAGAATGTTCCTAAGGCAGATATTGAGAAGATACGTGCCGCAGTACCTTTAGGCAGTAGTTACCAGTTGTTCAAGCTTGACCTTACACTTACCGGTCTGTGCTCTAAATGCACCATAAAAGAAATAACGAAAGAATAA
- a CDS encoding HNH endonuclease, which translates to MNLLLTLNELELLIMAYLRIQLYPITIKRLAEDMDRDKEAVINAILNLKINNYIKQADIDIEENIFWNSDEARYETNEIKRAEIDEFLGYQIKKNSVIIKGNYIWYVTYGADLLYEKFLHYIKGGICQFNHKEYYGCVNQKEPLASRNILIPYEVYIGNSSPSWNYKGVMFLDTHKYGETIGRMYLVTAEQYEEIRDQKGRSSAWYDKEVELGEYLGVPIKTITSKERKVVSVASSKYQRVVEAGIKEAYPEKSEEEVAIYLEKIFTYQVEINHSDETLKAKWQEDLAAAKKLSEEERAKLLQGVPKKPKRIITTTTCLEYNPVVIATRLALAKGKCEKCGQEAPFISALDGMPYLEVHHIKSIAEGGEDTVDNTIALCPNCHKEIHFGRKI; encoded by the coding sequence ATGAACTTATTATTGACATTAAATGAACTAGAGCTTTTAATAATGGCGTATTTAAGAATACAGCTTTATCCTATTACCATTAAAAGACTTGCAGAAGATATGGATAGGGATAAAGAAGCAGTTATTAATGCAATCCTCAATTTAAAAATTAACAATTATATTAAGCAAGCTGATATAGACATTGAAGAAAATATTTTTTGGAATAGTGATGAGGCTCGATATGAAACAAATGAAATAAAAAGGGCAGAGATAGATGAGTTTTTAGGATATCAGATAAAAAAGAATAGTGTTATCATCAAAGGGAATTACATCTGGTATGTGACCTATGGTGCCGATCTACTTTATGAAAAATTCTTACATTATATTAAAGGGGGAATTTGTCAATTTAATCATAAAGAGTATTATGGTTGCGTGAATCAAAAGGAACCTTTGGCAAGTCGAAATATCCTTATTCCTTATGAGGTATATATAGGAAACAGTAGTCCAAGTTGGAACTATAAGGGGGTTATGTTTCTAGATACCCATAAGTATGGTGAGACAATAGGTAGAATGTATCTTGTAACAGCAGAACAGTATGAAGAGATACGAGATCAAAAAGGCAGAAGTAGTGCTTGGTATGATAAGGAAGTAGAATTAGGAGAGTACTTAGGCGTTCCAATTAAAACTATAACCAGTAAAGAGAGGAAAGTAGTAAGCGTTGCTTCTTCAAAATATCAAAGGGTAGTGGAGGCAGGCATTAAAGAAGCTTATCCTGAGAAAAGTGAAGAAGAAGTGGCTATTTACCTAGAGAAAATTTTTACTTACCAAGTAGAGATTAATCATTCAGATGAAACCTTAAAAGCTAAGTGGCAAGAAGACTTAGCGGCGGCTAAAAAGTTGAGTGAAGAGGAAAGAGCTAAGCTTTTGCAGGGAGTACCTAAGAAGCCTAAAAGAATTATTACAACTACCACCTGCCTAGAATATAATCCTGTTGTCATAGCCACAAGACTAGCGCTAGCCAAAGGTAAGTGTGAGAAATGTGGGCAAGAGGCCCCTTTTATAAGTGCTTTAGATGGTATGCCTTATTTAGAGGTTCATCATATAAAGTCTATAGCAGAAGGTGGAGAAGATACGGTAGATAATACCATAGCTTTATGTCCAAACTGTCATAAAGAGATTCATTTCGGAAGGAAAATTTAA
- a CDS encoding CotH kinase family protein: protein MKALRKFGVGLVALAITLTGCNSAEANGVNKDTTIDREVNSKETSTDCEYTDKLFDASYVHTINIEIADEDWQDLVTNPLDETYYSCNITIDGETYKNIGLRTKGNSSLTQVAHSDSDRYSFKIKFDKFDKEQDYYGLEKLSLNNIIQDATFMKDYLSYKLMGDFGVASPYVSYSYITINDEEWGLYLNVEDIDSSFLDRNYGEDHGELYKPATDIDNMVQGGKDKIGNNGVAPNMPEGAAPVAGENQATTNAEATNAVNNQSGELPTDMPNIPENFSPENMPNMPENFNPENMSEGFNPGQMRPDGGKGMGGGMEAKGADLKYVDDEASSYANIFDNAETKIDDTDKERLIASLKQLSTGENLEEVVDIDATLRYFVVHNFVDNYDSYTGTMLHNYYLYEEDGKLSMLPWDYNLAFGAFGGAGGGMGGGRNMERPNGMPGQNGASNADMSKGTNTKGASSNQDTTKPQGTLAGQAATASPSTTANKETTEAKSAVENQAPTDKQEVLNENTQNSATQMVNMAIDTPLSGTTEEERPLWGQLISNATYKEQYHQLFDEFLKNHLENGVVEKEIDRVAEMISPYIQKDPTGFYTYDEFQKGITTLKSFINLRTESIRKQLNGEIPSTTEGQKTASDKLVDASSINLSDMGSNHQGDMKRNDKAGASAQPK from the coding sequence ATGAAGGCATTAAGAAAGTTTGGTGTAGGCCTAGTAGCACTTGCCATTACCCTAACAGGTTGTAATAGTGCTGAGGCTAATGGTGTCAATAAAGATACAACTATTGACAGGGAAGTAAACAGCAAAGAAACTTCTACCGACTGTGAATATACAGATAAATTATTTGATGCTTCTTATGTGCATACTATTAATATTGAAATAGCAGATGAAGATTGGCAGGACTTAGTGACAAATCCGCTGGATGAAACGTACTATTCTTGTAATATTACTATTGATGGAGAAACTTATAAGAACATTGGTTTACGAACTAAGGGAAATTCCTCTTTAACACAAGTAGCTCATTCAGATTCGGATCGTTATAGCTTTAAAATTAAGTTCGATAAGTTTGATAAAGAGCAAGATTATTATGGTTTAGAAAAGCTTTCGCTTAATAATATTATTCAAGATGCTACCTTTATGAAGGATTATCTATCCTATAAACTCATGGGCGATTTTGGTGTGGCTTCCCCTTATGTAAGCTATAGCTACATCACCATTAATGATGAAGAATGGGGGCTTTACTTGAATGTAGAAGATATTGATAGTTCTTTCCTAGATAGAAACTATGGTGAAGACCATGGAGAACTATATAAACCAGCCACAGATATTGATAACATGGTGCAAGGCGGTAAGGATAAGATTGGTAATAATGGCGTGGCACCTAATATGCCAGAAGGGGCAGCTCCAGTAGCTGGTGAGAACCAGGCTACTACTAACGCAGAAGCTACTAATGCGGTTAATAATCAGTCAGGTGAATTACCTACTGATATGCCAAACATACCGGAGAACTTTAGCCCGGAGAATATGCCAAACATGCCAGAAAACTTTAACCCAGAAAACATGTCAGAAGGTTTTAATCCAGGGCAAATGAGACCAGATGGAGGAAAAGGCATGGGGGGTGGCATGGAAGCTAAAGGTGCAGATCTTAAATATGTAGATGATGAAGCAAGTAGCTATGCTAATATCTTTGATAACGCTGAAACGAAGATAGATGATACAGATAAAGAACGCTTAATTGCTTCTCTTAAACAATTATCAACTGGGGAGAATTTAGAGGAAGTTGTGGATATTGATGCTACCTTACGTTACTTTGTTGTGCATAACTTCGTTGATAATTATGATAGCTATACAGGTACTATGCTGCATAATTATTACCTTTATGAAGAAGATGGTAAGCTTTCTATGTTACCTTGGGATTACAACTTAGCCTTTGGTGCTTTTGGAGGTGCTGGTGGTGGCATGGGCGGAGGCAGAAATATGGAAAGACCTAATGGTATGCCAGGACAAAATGGTGCTAGTAATGCTGATATGTCAAAAGGAACCAATACCAAGGGAGCTTCATCAAATCAAGATACCACAAAACCACAAGGTACTTTGGCAGGCCAAGCAGCTACAGCCAGCCCAAGTACTACAGCAAATAAAGAAACAACAGAAGCTAAAAGTGCAGTAGAAAATCAAGCACCTACAGATAAGCAAGAGGTACTTAACGAAAATACACAAAACTCAGCCACACAAATGGTGAATATGGCTATTGATACGCCGTTATCTGGTACCACAGAGGAAGAGAGACCTTTATGGGGTCAACTCATAAGTAATGCTACTTATAAAGAACAATATCACCAGCTTTTCGATGAGTTCTTAAAGAATCACTTAGAAAATGGCGTAGTAGAAAAGGAAATTGACCGAGTAGCAGAAATGATTAGTCCTTATATCCAAAAGGATCCTACTGGTTTTTATACTTATGATGAGTTCCAAAAGGGTATAACGACTTTAAAAAGCTTTATCAACCTTAGAACAGAAAGTATTAGAAAACAATTAAATGGGGAGATTCCTTCTACTACAGAAGGACAAAAAACTGCTTCAGATAAGTTAGTAGATGCAAGTAGTATTAATCTAAGTGATATGGGAAGCAATCATCAAGGGGATATGAAACGTAACGATAAAGCAGGTGCATCTGCTCAGCCTAAATAA
- a CDS encoding Ig-like domain-containing protein, whose translation MKNKRFLAQLLGISIMASTIFSSINVTVLLASTSLSNVTVENNNQVDNESSTLSESKLVISATGGKMETAGDSFQYSYLPVTGDFTATFKVAELKNTSSNSRVYLMVRNGLDATSPHLSAGIKGSSSGSYELRLPDRNSGSLSGAGLNQYIRIEKIGTTYKLYTSSSTDFSSVKAIKTYDTTTKNNTSELGNASVNVGIAVCDATATIDYFNVVDQSGNTIYNLNNDQGGGEIEATITSVAAPNAVTVYQGDTVSLPATVEATYSDGSKAQVNVTWDSVNTSTVGTKTVKGTIANFATGTSINVTVLEKAPVVTGSTIYVSPTGSDNGLGTTSSPMSISKAITSIQQGGTIYLTGGTYKLNKQLTIAETNSGTASKMNNLVALNGAEVILDFSAQAYGEPSTNERGIQLDGSYWYIKGITVQGAADNGFFVSGKNNKLELCVARANRDTGIQISRRNSSLSSMKDWPANNLILNCTSYNNSDPATGENADGFAAKLTCGEGNVFDGCIAYNNVDDGWDLYAKTETGPIGSVTIKNCIAFRNGATTDGHFTANSDGNGFKLGGSGIAVPHRIENSIAFENKNHGFTDNSNPGTITLKNCTSINNSLDNGGKSNFDFARDKSKSNNVLINCISFSEGKVASDKYIGKAENCVFYGGGKWYEFTTLASANSTLSDLRGTQITGPTASDFATLTAPAIGTDFHTLWRNSDGSINMGNVFKIASNSTFANRNLGANLSK comes from the coding sequence ATGAAAAACAAAAGATTTTTAGCTCAACTATTAGGTATTAGCATTATGGCATCCACAATTTTTTCATCTATTAATGTAACTGTTCTACTCGCTTCTACTTCTTTAAGTAATGTTACAGTAGAAAATAATAACCAAGTAGATAATGAGAGTTCTACATTAAGTGAATCTAAACTTGTTATTTCAGCTACCGGTGGAAAGATGGAAACCGCAGGAGATAGTTTTCAATACTCTTACTTACCTGTAACAGGTGATTTCACTGCAACCTTTAAAGTGGCAGAGCTAAAAAACACTTCTTCTAATTCTCGTGTTTATCTCATGGTTAGAAATGGCCTAGATGCCACCTCACCTCACCTTTCTGCAGGTATCAAAGGCAGTAGTTCAGGCAGCTATGAACTCAGATTACCAGATCGTAATAGCGGCTCTTTAAGTGGTGCTGGTCTTAATCAATACATACGCATTGAAAAAATAGGGACAACTTATAAACTCTACACTTCAAGTAGTACTGATTTCTCAAGTGTAAAAGCTATAAAGACATATGATACAACAACTAAAAATAATACAAGTGAATTAGGTAACGCTTCAGTTAATGTAGGTATTGCTGTATGTGATGCTACTGCTACCATTGATTATTTTAATGTCGTTGATCAAAGTGGCAATACCATTTACAACTTAAATAACGACCAAGGTGGCGGAGAAATAGAAGCTACTATTACTTCAGTAGCAGCTCCTAATGCTGTAACTGTTTATCAAGGCGATACTGTTTCTCTACCTGCTACTGTAGAAGCTACTTATTCAGATGGATCAAAAGCACAAGTAAATGTTACCTGGGATAGTGTCAATACTTCTACTGTGGGTACCAAAACGGTAAAAGGTACCATCGCTAATTTTGCTACTGGTACTAGTATAAACGTAACTGTTTTGGAAAAAGCACCAGTAGTTACTGGTTCAACTATCTATGTATCTCCAACTGGTAGCGATAATGGTCTAGGTACTACATCAAGCCCTATGTCTATTAGCAAAGCAATCACTTCTATCCAACAAGGTGGTACCATTTATTTAACAGGTGGTACTTATAAGCTAAATAAGCAGTTAACTATAGCTGAAACCAATAGTGGTACAGCCTCTAAGATGAATAATTTAGTTGCTTTAAATGGTGCTGAAGTAATCTTAGACTTCTCAGCTCAGGCTTATGGTGAACCTTCTACTAATGAGCGCGGTATTCAATTAGATGGTAGCTACTGGTATATCAAAGGCATCACTGTACAAGGTGCTGCAGATAATGGTTTCTTTGTTTCAGGTAAAAATAATAAACTTGAGCTCTGCGTTGCTAGAGCAAACCGAGATACAGGTATACAAATTAGCAGACGTAACTCCAGCTTATCTTCTATGAAAGATTGGCCTGCTAATAACTTAATCTTAAACTGTACTTCTTATAATAATAGTGACCCTGCAACTGGTGAAAATGCAGATGGTTTTGCTGCAAAATTAACTTGTGGTGAAGGTAATGTTTTCGATGGTTGTATTGCCTACAATAACGTAGATGATGGTTGGGACTTATATGCTAAAACAGAAACAGGTCCTATCGGTAGTGTAACTATTAAAAACTGTATTGCTTTTAGAAATGGTGCTACAACAGATGGACACTTTACTGCTAATAGTGATGGCAACGGCTTTAAATTAGGTGGCTCTGGTATCGCTGTTCCTCATCGTATTGAAAACAGTATTGCTTTTGAGAATAAAAATCACGGTTTCACTGATAACAGTAATCCTGGTACAATTACGCTAAAGAACTGTACCAGTATTAATAATTCCTTAGATAATGGTGGTAAGAGTAATTTCGACTTTGCTCGTGATAAATCTAAGTCTAACAATGTACTCATTAACTGTATTTCCTTTAGTGAGGGTAAGGTAGCCTCTGATAAATATATTGGTAAAGCTGAGAACTGCGTATTTTATGGTGGTGGTAAGTGGTATGAATTCACCACTCTAGCATCAGCTAATAGTACTCTTTCTGACCTTCGCGGTACACAGATTACTGGTCCTACGGCTAGTGACTTTGCTACTTTAACTGCTCCAGCTATTGGAACAGACTTCCACACATTGTGGAGAAATTCAGATGGTTCTATTAACATGGGCAACGTCTTTAAAATTGCTTCAAACAGTACCTTTGCAAATCGTAATTTAGGTGCTAATCTTTCTAAATAA
- a CDS encoding YvrJ family protein: MEELLVQIGNVGFPIVVSMYLLVRLEGKMEELTKSITKLTDVLEKK; the protein is encoded by the coding sequence ATGGAAGAATTATTAGTTCAAATCGGTAATGTAGGATTTCCTATTGTCGTTTCAATGTACTTATTAGTAAGGTTAGAAGGCAAGATGGAGGAGCTTACAAAAAGTATTACAAAGCTTACTGATGTGTTAGAGAAAAAATGA
- a CDS encoding zinc dependent phospholipase C family protein, whose translation MPSTYAHYKFGKDVFKELPKELVKEINPYMPLYKIGLHGPDLLFYYKPLETNVINQEGAWIHDRTGSVFFEKARAITRKSGQKQVRLAYLYGFICHFVLDSVCHGYVDEKIAESGIGHMEIEIEFDRFLLEEDGKDPLKQDLTKHICVNEDYAKVIAPYFIGVTPKEIKRALSSMKRYSSFLMMPNKFKRFFVYSILKLSGHFEKMKELLVSEIPNPKCMDSNQKLKSLYDEAIAIAVELIIEYYESIDGESLLSEKYQITFGGQREKEANYAV comes from the coding sequence ATGCCATCAACCTATGCACACTACAAATTTGGAAAAGATGTATTTAAAGAACTTCCTAAGGAGCTAGTTAAGGAAATTAACCCTTATATGCCACTTTATAAGATAGGGCTTCATGGGCCAGATTTGTTATTTTATTATAAGCCTTTAGAAACAAATGTTATTAATCAAGAAGGAGCATGGATTCATGACCGTACAGGCTCGGTATTTTTTGAAAAGGCTAGGGCTATTACCAGAAAAAGTGGGCAAAAGCAAGTGAGATTAGCTTATTTATATGGTTTTATCTGCCACTTTGTCCTAGATAGTGTGTGCCATGGCTATGTAGATGAAAAAATAGCTGAGAGTGGCATAGGACATATGGAGATAGAAATAGAGTTTGATCGCTTTTTATTAGAAGAGGATGGAAAAGATCCTCTCAAGCAAGATTTAACTAAACATATTTGTGTGAATGAAGACTATGCCAAGGTTATAGCTCCGTATTTCATAGGTGTGACGCCTAAGGAAATTAAAAGGGCACTTTCCTCTATGAAGAGATATAGTAGTTTCTTGATGATGCCTAATAAATTTAAACGCTTTTTTGTTTATAGCATACTTAAATTATCTGGGCATTTTGAAAAAATGAAAGAGTTACTTGTTAGTGAGATACCTAATCCAAAGTGTATGGATAGTAACCAAAAGTTAAAAAGTTTATACGATGAAGCAATAGCTATTGCTGTGGAATTAATTATAGAATATTATGAAAGTATAGATGGGGAGTCATTGCTTAGTGAAAAATATCAAATAACCTTTGGGGGCCAAAGAGAGAAGGAGGCAAACTATGCCGTTTAA